From Lysobacter lycopersici:
CGATCCGGCCGGGAACCGCGATTACTATGGCGAACTGATCGCGCCGTTGCACGGCATCACAGACCTGATCGTGCTACCGGAAACCTTCACCAGCGGATTCTCGAACGAAGCCATCGGCAACGCCGAAACCATGGACGGCCCGACCGTCGCCTGGATCCGCGAACAGGCGGCCAAGCTGAATGCTGCCGTCACCGGCAGCGTGCAACTGCGTACCGAGGCCGGAGTGTTCAACCGCATGCTGTTCGCGACGCCCGACGGCAACCTCGCGCATTACGACAAGCGCCACCTGTTCTCGTTCGCCAGGGAACACGAGCGCTACGCCGCCGGCCACGACCGCGTCAGCGTCGAATGGCGCGGCTGGCGCATCCTGCTGCAGGTCTGCTACGACCTGCGTTTCCCGGTGTTCTCGCGCAACCGCTTCAACGTCGAACGCCCCGGATTGCCGGACTACGACCTCGCGCTGTACGTCGCCAACTGGCCGTCTGCGCGCAGCTATCCATGGAAAACATTGCTGCGTGCACGCGCCATCGAGAACCTGAGCTACGTCGTCGGCGTCAATCGCGTCGGCACCGACGGTCTCGGCCTGCATTACAGCGGCGACAGCGCGGCCATCGATTTCCTCGGCCATCCGCTCAGCGAGGCCGCCGACGAGGAAGTGGTCTCGACCATGCTGCTGCAGGCCGCGCCGCTGGTCGAGCACCGCGCGAAATTCCCGGCGATGCTGGATGGCGACGCGTTCGCGCTGAAGGATTGAAAGATCAGTGGGGGCCGTTGCGCCCGCGATTAAAATACACGCGCTCCGCCGCCCAGCGCAACGGCGGGGTGCCGATCAGCAGGTCGAACGGCCAGTCCATCTGCAACGCGTCGAACGCTTGTCGTAGAAACCGCTTAGTCCGATAACGCGGCATGGCTTGCTGCGCGACTAGCTCCGGCGATGGCCCGCCGTGGCGCAGATGCCGGGCGATGGCTTCGCCTACCGTCCAGCCGTGCTTCCACGCCGAATGGATGCCGCCTGCCGTCAGCGGTGAAACGATGCCGGCGGCATCGCCGGTGAGGATCGCGCCATTCGCGGCGATGCGTGCTATCGGCCCGCCGCAGGGCACCAGGCCCGCGCGCACCGCATCCGGTTTTCGCTCCGCGTCGATGCCGATGCAAGGCGCGACGTGGCGCAGGAAGGCTTCGGCATCCGGCATCGGCGTATGCGTGCCGCGATAACGCGCCGCCAATCCGACCTGCACGCCGGTCGGAGCCTGCAGCGCCCAACCGATGTAGCCCGGTGCGAAGCGCTTCGACAGGAAGCAGTGCAGGGCGTCGGCATGCGCGAGTCGCATTCCGTCGAATTCATGTTCCACGCCGTAGAGGAAATCGCGGACGCGGCCAAGCCCGGCGCGTTCGGCCACGCGCGATTTCGCGCCATCGGCACCGACCAGGAAACGCGCGAAGCCAGCATCGCGCACGTTCCAGCCATCGCCCTCGCGTTCGGCATGCTGGAACGGCATGGCCAGGCGCAGTTCGGCGCCGGCATCGTGCAATTCGCCGGCCAGCCAGCGCATCACGCCGGGCGTGTCGGTGGCGAGGAAGTAGTAATCCGGGCGCGACAGGCGCATGCAGCGCAGGTTTGGTGCATGCAGGCGTACGCCTTCGACGCGATGGATGAGGTGCGGCGGCAGGCGCGAAAGCCAGGTGCCTTCCGCGGCTTCGCGCACGATGATGCCGGTGGTGTGCAGCTTGATGCCGGGATCGCGCTTGCGTTCCAGCACGCAGACACGCAGCCCGTATTCGCGCGCGGCCAGCGCGCAGGCCGCGCCGGCGAAACTCGCGCCGACGACGACCAGGTCCCAGTGTTCTCGCATGCCGGCAGCGTGCCGGCGCCGCGTGAGCGGATTGCGTTGGAACGGTGTGGCGGGGGTGAAGCGCGAGTCGGATGACGCGCGCTTCAATCCTCAGCGCTGTCCGCCGTGGTTTCCACCACCACGCGGGCCACGGTTTCCGCCTGGACGCGGGCCGCGCGGGCGCGCCCCCGGAGGCGATGCTGCGTTGAATGGTCGATTGCCGCCGGGACGCGGAGCACCGGGTCGTTGTCCGCCCGGACGCTGGCCATCGGGGCGCGGGCCGCGCGGACGCTTCTGGTCGCCGTGCGTTCCGTAGGGATTAAAACCGCCGCCGTGCGCGTGGTCGGACGGGAAACTCGGCGCATTGCCGGGATGTCCGTAGGGTTTTGCCTGGCGTTGCGGGCGACCTTCGCCGCCACCGAAGTTGCCTTCGTGACGCGGGCCTTCGCGGCGCTGACCGCGTTGCTGTTCGCCGCCGAATCCACCGCCACCCGGTCCGCGTTGTTGCGGCTTGTTGCCGCCGAAGCGCTTCTTCGGCCCGCGTTCGCCGGCATTGCGATGCCCGCTGGGGCCGGTGTCGACGCCGTCGGGCACGTACCAGCTGCGGAACGCGGCGGGATTGCCTTCCGGCAACGCGCGCGAATGCTTGTCCTTGCGCTGCTTGAACGGCTTCTGCGACTGCTTCGCGGCCTGTTCGCCGCTGACGGTCAATCCGCCGTGCGGCTTGCGCGGGCCGCGACGGCCGCGGTCTTCGCGCACATGGTCGAAGCGGCGCAGCTCGCGGCCTTCGTCGGCGGCGTTGTGGCCGTTGACGTAGCCCTGCTGCCGGCGTTCGCTGCCGACATGCACCGTGGACTTGGACGCACGGCGCTGGCCGACCACCGGTTGCAGGGTCAACGCCGGCGGCGGTCCCTGTTCGAGGTCGAATTCCCGGCGCAGGGTTTCCACGCGTTCGGCCGAGAGTTCCTGCGCCTGGCCGCGCAGCAGCGGAGCGGGCAATTCGACGCTGCCGTAGCGCGAGCGCTTGAGGCGCGAAACCTGGCAGCCCTGCGATTCCCACAGCCGGCGCACTTCGCGGTTGCGGCCTTCCTTGAGCAGCACGCGGAACCAGTCGTGCGAACCGTCTTCGTTGCCGCCGATGCGTTCGATGGCGTCGAACTTCGCCGGGCCGTCTTCCAGCGCGACGCCGCGGCGCAGGCGATCGACGATCTTGTCGCTCACTTCGCTTTCGCCTTCCGGCGGACGCACCCGGCAGACGTATTCGCGCTCGACTTCGCGCGAGGGGTGCATCATCGCGTTGGCCAGTTCGCCGTCGGTGGTGAGCAGCAGCAGGCCGGTGGTGTTGATGTCGAGGCGACCGATCGCGATCCAGCGCGCGCCCTTGAGCACGGGCAGGGCCTCGAAGATCGTCGGCCGGCCCTCGGGATCCTCGCGCGTGGTCACTTCGCCTTCGGGCTTGTTGTACATCAGCACGCGCGCGGGCTCGGTCAGCGCGCTGGCGACGAAGCTGCGGCCGTCGAGTTCGACCTTGTCGCCGCTCTTCACGCTCATGCCGGTGCGCGCGACTTCGCCGTTGACCTTGACCATGCCGTCGGCGATGCGCTGTTCCAGCGCGCGGCGCGAGCCGAGCCCGGCCTGCGCGAGCACCTTGTGCAGGCGTTCCTCGAGCTTGCTCGATTCGGCGGGATTCGCGTCGCGCTTGAGCGACAGCGGGCGTTTCGGGGTGTTACTCATTTTCGTCATGCTCCGACGAGGTCGCGGCGGAATCCGCTTCGTCCTCGCCATCGTCGTGTTGGGGAATATCTTCGGATGCGTCGGCATCCGCGTCGTTGGAATCGGGATCGATGTTCGAATCGGTCTCGGAATTGTTGTCGTCGGCAACCGATGCGGCGATGGCGACATCGCCCAGCGCGAGCTGCGGTTCGAGTTCGCCGAAATCCTTCAGTTCGGACAGCGGCGGCAGCTGGTCGAGGCGCTGCAGGCCGAAGTAGTCGAGGAAGCCGCGGGTGGTGCCGAGCAGTTCCGGCCGGCCGGGCACGTCGCGGTGGCCGACCACGCGGATCCACTCGCGTTCCTCCAGCGCCTTGATGATGTTGCTGTTCACCGCGACGCCGCGGATCTGCTCGATCTCGCCGCGGGTGATCGGCTGGCGGTAGGCGATCAGCGCCAGCGTTTCCAGCGTGGCGCGGGTGTACTTGGTCTGGCGTTCGGCCCACAGCCGCGCGACCCATGGATGCACGTCGGCCTTGACCTGGAAGCGCCAGCCGCTGGCGACTTCCACCAGTTCCACGCCGCGTTCGGCGCAGGCGGCCTGCAGTTCCTGCAGCGCGGTGTCGATTTCGCCCGCCGAAACCTGTTCTTCCAGCGCGTCGCCGAGGAACAGCGCGTGCAGCTGGGTGATCGTCAACGGCTGGCTGGCCGCGAGCAACGCGGCCTCGACGATTCGGGTGATGAGTTGTTGGTCCATATTTTCGGTTGTCGTCCTGAGCCGAAGGCGAAGGATCTGGTTTTTGCCTTTGTTATGCGTTGGAAAAGCAGGTCCTTCGCTACGCTCAGGATGACTGCTTACTCGTCGTTCGCGGCGTCGCTGTCGTCGAATTCGCTGGAGAACTGCAGCGGTTCGTTGGTGTTGTTCGCCGCCAGCGACTTCAGGTAGATCGGGGCGGAAGGCGCTTCCTGCACGATGTCGAGCAGTTGCTCCTTCGCCAGTTCGAGGATGGCGAGGAAGGTCACCACCACGCCGAGGCGGCCTTCGCGCGGTTCGAACAGCGATTCGAAGCGCTGGAACTTGCCGTCGGCGAGGCGCGCGAGCAGGTCGCCCATGCGCTGGCGCACGCTGAGCGCGTCGCGCTTGATCGCGTGCTGGGTGTACAGGTCGGCGCGCTTGAGCACCTCGTGCAGCGCCAGCAGCATCTCGCGGATGTCCACCGGCGGCGGCAGGCGCTGCGTCGCGCGGTCGGGCACGAAGGCGGCGGCGGTGCTGGTGTCGCGGTCCTGGCGGGGCAGGGTATCGAGGTCCTCGGCGGCCTTCTTGAAGCGTTCGTACTCCTGCAGGCGACGGACCAGCTCGGCGCGTGGATCGTCTTCCTCGCCGTCCTCGCTCGCAGGACGCGGCAGCAGCATCCGCGACTTGATCTCGGCCAGGATCGCGGCCATCACCAGGTACTCGGCGGCCAGCTCGAAGCGCATCTCGTGCATGGCCTGGATGTAGTCGACGTACTGGCGGGTGATCTCCGCCACCGGGATGTCGAGGATGTCCAGGTTCTGCCGGCGGATCAGGTACAGCAGCAGGTCGAGCGGGCCTTCGAACGCCTCGAGGATGACTTCCAGCG
This genomic window contains:
- a CDS encoding amidohydrolase, whose protein sequence is MHNLRVSLVQGETRWHDPAGNRDYYGELIAPLHGITDLIVLPETFTSGFSNEAIGNAETMDGPTVAWIREQAAKLNAAVTGSVQLRTEAGVFNRMLFATPDGNLAHYDKRHLFSFAREHERYAAGHDRVSVEWRGWRILLQVCYDLRFPVFSRNRFNVERPGLPDYDLALYVANWPSARSYPWKTLLRARAIENLSYVVGVNRVGTDGLGLHYSGDSAAIDFLGHPLSEAADEEVVSTMLLQAAPLVEHRAKFPAMLDGDAFALKD
- a CDS encoding NAD(P)/FAD-dependent oxidoreductase yields the protein MREHWDLVVVGASFAGAACALAAREYGLRVCVLERKRDPGIKLHTTGIIVREAAEGTWLSRLPPHLIHRVEGVRLHAPNLRCMRLSRPDYYFLATDTPGVMRWLAGELHDAGAELRLAMPFQHAEREGDGWNVRDAGFARFLVGADGAKSRVAERAGLGRVRDFLYGVEHEFDGMRLAHADALHCFLSKRFAPGYIGWALQAPTGVQVGLAARYRGTHTPMPDAEAFLRHVAPCIGIDAERKPDAVRAGLVPCGGPIARIAANGAILTGDAAGIVSPLTAGGIHSAWKHGWTVGEAIARHLRHGGPSPELVAQQAMPRYRTKRFLRQAFDALQMDWPFDLLIGTPPLRWAAERVYFNRGRNGPH
- a CDS encoding pseudouridine synthase, which translates into the protein MSNTPKRPLSLKRDANPAESSKLEERLHKVLAQAGLGSRRALEQRIADGMVKVNGEVARTGMSVKSGDKVELDGRSFVASALTEPARVLMYNKPEGEVTTREDPEGRPTIFEALPVLKGARWIAIGRLDINTTGLLLLTTDGELANAMMHPSREVEREYVCRVRPPEGESEVSDKIVDRLRRGVALEDGPAKFDAIERIGGNEDGSHDWFRVLLKEGRNREVRRLWESQGCQVSRLKRSRYGSVELPAPLLRGQAQELSAERVETLRREFDLEQGPPPALTLQPVVGQRRASKSTVHVGSERRQQGYVNGHNAADEGRELRRFDHVREDRGRRGPRKPHGGLTVSGEQAAKQSQKPFKQRKDKHSRALPEGNPAAFRSWYVPDGVDTGPSGHRNAGERGPKKRFGGNKPQQRGPGGGGFGGEQQRGQRREGPRHEGNFGGGEGRPQRQAKPYGHPGNAPSFPSDHAHGGGFNPYGTHGDQKRPRGPRPDGQRPGGQRPGAPRPGGNRPFNAASPPGARPRGPRPGGNRGPRGGGNHGGQR
- a CDS encoding segregation and condensation protein A, which translates into the protein MTADPAQDATQHNSANQPQQQEMPLAMVLGQPVVEIPKDLYIPPDALEVILEAFEGPLDLLLYLIRRQNLDILDIPVAEITRQYVDYIQAMHEMRFELAAEYLVMAAILAEIKSRMLLPRPASEDGEEDDPRAELVRRLQEYERFKKAAEDLDTLPRQDRDTSTAAAFVPDRATQRLPPPVDIREMLLALHEVLKRADLYTQHAIKRDALSVRQRMGDLLARLADGKFQRFESLFEPREGRLGVVVTFLAILELAKEQLLDIVQEAPSAPIYLKSLAANNTNEPLQFSSEFDDSDAANDE